GTAAGATAAAACGAAGAACTATGAAATCTTAATATAGGAACTCCCAACAAAACATAATAGAAGAACAAAACCAATCTCAAATTCTTTTTTCTAAAGATAAAGAAAAACAATATAGCCAATAGGACGGGAATAAAGAACATAGTGGTAACCCAGCTCAAAGGCTTAGTTGTATTTACCAACAGTAGCGTATAAGGAACGAAGGAGGCTAAAAATAAGAAAAAAGAACGCAAACATGGTTTTTCACGGACTTTACTCATGGCCTATCACCCCGAGACAGTAGTTATAATCTGTTCTTTAATATCATTCAGGCTTATTTGGCCTAAAAATCCAAGAGCGTATCTATATTTAGGAGGCACTTTCGTTATGAATTTCTTGAACAAACTAACATCTGCCACAGCATTTACTCCCCTAAATGCCCCATAAGTTAATCCAACATCTGCAAGAATATCAGCCACAACCGCTACCTGATCAACTTTTACATGGATAATCGAGGTTACACGATACCTTTTTATCTTAAGCTCTCCCTGAATATCCAGGGTCAGGTTATATGTCATGTTGACAGTTGCAGTGGTTGTATGAATAACAATGTTCTCAACTTTCACATCTGCTCCTGCATCTGCCAACTGAGGAAATATTTTGGATAATAATAGAGGCAAATCTGGTTTAGGTACAAAGAAATATGCGGTAGATGTTATAGTTAGGTATCTTTTAGGGAGGATAGTTCTGTTAGAGACTGTATCTATTAAAATTCTAGATCTCAGATACTTCGCTAAAGTTTTAGGGGATATGCTAATAGTAGATACAACAGAGTTATTTATGAAAACAGGATAAGGATATCCGTTAAATATAGATAACCTGCAGGTCAAGGCTGCTTTGTAATTACCCATGTCATATTTAAAGTATAAATCACTGCACTCAAAGCCCACCTGTTTTAGCGTCCCGTTTGAGGGAGTCACTTTAATCGTTACGCTGTCGTTCTCTTCTTCTCCAGAGATTTTAGCTACTACAGTGTAAGTGTGGTCTCCAATCCCAAAGACATCCCTGTCAAAAGATGCGAGAGTGTAATTCTCGGCATCTTTGGGGATATACTTGGACACCCACCCCCATCCTTTGGATAGACAACCTTTCCACTCTCATTGACAACATGGAACTGAACGTTCAGAGCATCACTTGCAAAGTTCCACGCCTTCACTGTGAAGAACACCGTTCCACCACCCTCCAGCTCCGTCGGGAAAGCCTCCAGCTTAATGGCAAAACTACAAACTATTAATCAATTACATCAATAAAAATAAAAAATTCTACAAATCATTTGGATATAATTTAAATAGAAGTTGGAAGTAAAAAATAAGTGCTCCAGTAACAATGAAAATAACAAAGAAATGCCAGGGATTCTGCAAAGAGTAAGGTATTAAAAACTTAATCCAAGCCCAGTAAGATAGAAGCATTGGAAGGACTAATGTTGATCTTCTTGCTAAATTAACATTGCCCCTCTTTAAGTGTAAGTATATCATCACTACCCCTAAGACAACAATCCCAGGCATTATATAAAAATCAAAATAATACAAAAGACCATTAAACATCAATTTTCACCCCCTTGCTTCTATTTGTGCATAGGCTACCATGAATACAACAATCCCGGTAACAATAGCTCCCCCCACAGGACCTAAGCCCAAGAGTAATGCAACTCCAGCCCCTATGCCCGAAGCTACCACTGACCCAAGGAGTTCATTTGCAAGAGTGCTTGAGTTTTCTTGCATTAGCTTACTACCAAAATAATACAGTTTTATTGGTATTAATAGTTTCGTGTCATTTTGGGGATATGGCATATCAAGTTGGATTTCTAGTGTATAATTTGTCTCTATCCAAGCAAACTCCCAACCTCCCAGGGCAGAATCGTATATGTATCTATAATCGAGCATGCTCTTCTTTTCTGGAATGTGAATGGGAGCCACGAGTAAAACCTCCGTTTGATTAGGGTCAATATTAATTGAATTCTGGATTGGATACTCAATTTTCACTGTTTTTGACTGCTGGAGATATTCATCATAAGGATGGCCATACAGGAATACATCCTTCGTGTTAATATTAACCCTCTCTGCAAGGTTGTTCTTAAGGTATATTTTACAAGTAACAGTTTCCCCAAGTCCTGCCCTCTCCGGGCATTCTGTCTTTACAATCTCAATCCCATCTTGGATAACATTTATGTTCCTCCCTTTTGAGTCCTCCCACAGCTCCTGCTCATCAACGAGCCTGTAAACCTTGACAGTGTAATCATGCTCCCCCGCCTGTGCAGTCCAGTGAAGAGTCACTGAAGCGCCAGAGGTACTAACGTTAACCTTCTTCGAGTCCTTAAGCTCATCATCAATGTACAGCTTAACCAGAGCTCTCTGGGTGCTCAGATAAGTACTATCTATCTTAACGTTAAACTTAATTGTATCACCCTCCTTAGGATAATCAGGGTCAAAAGTTACACTCTGAATTCTCAGAGCCGGGCCGGAGGTTGAACCCGATATAACCACTACATCCCCGCCATCGTCCCCTGAATACATCTGATTGGGCCCAAACTTAAAGCTTCCTGAATAGCCGTAGGTTCCGGGGACAGGATACGGCACGGGACCAACTGAGATAAGCATTGTGTCGTGGGGCTGAACTGTAACGGAGTCACTCCTGTCAAAGGAGTGGGTGTTGTAACCGCTGTCCTTGTAGACGGCGTGGAAGCTCCACTGGCCCGAAACAGGTGCATCGTTCTCGTTCCTGATTTTGATTGTGAAGGACACTGAGGAACCCTCGGTTGTCCTTGTTTTGGACGGGACTATCGCAAAGAACACCTTAGAGGGGTCAATTTCAAGGTTTGCGGTTATGGTTTTTGAGTAACTTTCCACGGCAACCTGAACATCGGAATTCGAGCTTGACGAAACGGTCGGCTGTGAGGGATTTGACATCGGAGTCGGTGTGGGAGTTGAAAGGTAGCTGATTTTGACGGTTCCGCTTACGGTAACCTGTGTTTTTCCGTTGAAGTTGACCGTGAACTCCTTACTCTTCCACACTTTAATGCCATCATAGGGGTGAACCATCGAGTAGTGGCCGGAGTCGCTTCCGCTGGAATCCGTGAGCGTTACGTTCACATCGGAAACGGCGTTGTGCTCGGCCCTGAAAGAGACCTCGATATGGTACGTGGCCTTTGTTGAGGTAACGTCATCAACGACGACGCTCACGTTCTCTATGTAGATATAGCCGTAGTTGCTGTTAACATCAAGCGCTAAGTCGGTTGGCTGTGAGGTGCTGGTTTTAGTAGACGTCAGAGGGGACGAGAGAAGGGGCTCCCCGGAAGTTAATGGGGTAATTGTATCACACTTCCCGGGCAGGCAGATAATCGGCGTTGGAGATGGACTCGGGGAAGGAGTCGGTGAAGTGCTCTGCCTGACGTAAGCAACCAGAGAATCCTTAAGCTCGGCAACTTCCCTGTTGAGCATCGCCTTAACCTCTGGGTTGCCGTTTCCGAGTTTCATGACGTTGACGAGTACATAAACCCTGCGAAGTTGCTTGTATGCCTCAACGGCGGTGGGCCAGTAGTAGTTTGTACCATAGAGGGTAATGTGGTTGTTCACAATCCCGTCTTCAGCAACATTCTGGATGATAATGCCACCGTCACCAACGGTCGTCCAGCGGGAGTTGAGGAGGAGTGAGTCCATAGTCTTCTCCATAGAACTAAGGGCCGAAGACATTCCGTTCACATCGTCCGAGAGGTAGGCGTGGTAAAACTTAGACCACTGGTCTGCAAGGTCAGGAACGATTTTCTTTGGAGCATTTCCGTAGGTTTTCATAGCATCAGCTTTGGACTTTGCAGGAGTAGACCACTTCCATTTCTCCAATGCCCAGGTTTCGTAGTCGGCGTACTTGAAGCCGACCATCACGAAGGCCTGTGAAAAGTTGGTGAGGAAACTTCCCATGTCAAAGCCCGAGGTTATGTTATCTGCGTTCTTGGCAATGTACTCCTCAAGCGCCTTGATTTCATCATCTGTCCAGCCCTGGGCTTTCAGTTCGTTTACCGTCTCGGCTGGAAGACCGTTGCTCTTTATTTGCTGGGCCATCTGTTTAAGCTCGTCGGCCGAATAGTAGAGCTTAACTCCCGATTTCTTAAGTTCCTCAAGGGCAAGCCAGATTTGGGCGGAGATGTTGGCTGAGTTAAGCTCGCCCTGGCGGGAGTTGTCTATTAGCTTTTGGGCAAGGGTTGCGTTGGGATTACCGCTGGAGAGGCTCTCGTTGAAGGCGACGACAAGGTAAGCCTCATCGTTGAGGATTCTCCAGAAGTCCTCGTACGCTTTGTCTTCGTTGACTTCACTCGCCAGAACCATCGATGTCGATACCATTGCCCCATAAACCAGAGCACCCAACATTATTCCGATAATCAACACTCCAAGCCCTCGTTTCATATGACCACCAAGCATCGGAAAAAAGTATCTCTAAAAAAGTTTTCTCCCAAAATTTTGATTACTCGTATCATAACAGCAAACATACTTGAAAAACTGACAAAAAGTAAGTCACCAGGGGACGCTCTTCCAGCCCATCTTGTAGGCGAAATAGTTTGCCCCCCAGTGAATAAAGGGCGAGACGACGAGGAGGAATATAATCTGCCCGCTGGAGAGAGTTTTAACAGGGTAAGCAAAGGCCAGGGCGCTTATCAGGAAGCCGAGCTGGTCGAGGCCTATCGCCGGGGCACCGCGCGGGAGGTTTGCGCGCCTCTTGAAGAAGCTACCCACGAGGTCTCCGACGAGTGCGCCGAAGGAGAGAAGGAATGCCAGCTTGACCGCGGTTCCGAGTGAGCCGTAGAAGTCCGGCGTTAGGAAGTACTGGATTACCCCAACGAGCGTTCCTATAGCGACGCCACCGATGAAGCCCCTCCAGGTCTTTCCGTCACCGAGAAGCCGTTTTCCATCCCGCCATTTCCGTCCACCGTCTATCGGCCTTCCCCCTCCAACGAGTACCGGGGAAGCGTTGGCCACGTAAGCGGGAAGGATGTACCAGAACGCCCAAAAGATGGACTCCAGCCCCATTCTACCACCAAGGGAATAAGCTGGGAACCTTTTATAAGGATTGAGGGATAAGAGTGGAAAAAGGTGGTCGGCATGATAAAGAAACTTGTTGCAATCGTGCTCCTGGCACTGCTCCTGTGGGGGGCCTACATCGCCTACGCGCTCCTTAGCTCACCTCCAAAGTTCACGGCCCGCTGGGGCAACGTAACCGAGGCGACCACAGAGGTCATCATCCAGGGCGAGTGGAGCAAGCCCATCATCCTCCCGGTTTCAATGAACAACGTCACGATGAACTTCATGGGGCTTACTGTTGCATGGACCGACAGGGTGAAACTGTCAGAGAAAAACGCGCTCATCGTCCTTGGCATAGACAACCGCAACCTCGTGAGGGCGCTCTTCGACTACCTCAACAACGGACAGAACGGAACGGCGAAGATTTCCTTCAACGGCAGGCTCCTGAAGGTGATTCCACTGAAGTTCAGCGTGAAGCGCAACGTCCACATGGACCTGCTTGGGAAGCTCAACTTCACTGCGGAGAGCAAGCCAATCCTTGGAGGCCTCGCGTACACTCCAGCCCTGCTGAGCACCAAAGTCCGCTGGGGTGGGGAGAAGGGAAACAGGGGAATACTCATCGCCGATATGGAGTTCTACAACCCCAACTCGTTCCCGATTCCGGTGGCAAACCTGACGTTTGACCTCTACGCGAACGGAATCAAGATTGGAACCGGCTACCTGCCGAAGTCCACGGTCATTCCCGCAAAGGGATACGCGACCGTCACGGCCGTCATAGAGCTCGACGAGAACGTCCTGCCAAAGGTCTGGGCCCTCCACGTGAAGAACGGCGAGGAGAGCACCGTTGAAGTCCAGATAACGCTTTCGACGACAATCCTCGGCAACACGGTCCAGATACCGCTCAAAACCGAGAAGAAGGTCGTAAGGACCAACATAATGGAGGGTATCAACGAAGCGCTCTCCCAGCTCACGCGGGGATGAGCTTTTAAAGGCTCGCTTCTCCTTTCTCTTTACGGTGAGGGGGATGAACGTTAAGGAAATCCACGAGTTTCTCAACAGGCTGTGGGACGACATATTCACGCTCAACGAAGAACTCAAGGCCGAACTTCCGGAGAAGGGCTTCAAGGTGGAGGATGTGGAGGAGGTCTTCGGGGCCTACATATTCCTCGACGGCGAGTGGGTCAGAATGGACTATCCGCACCCGGCCTTCGAAATAAAGCCCCAGATTGAGGTAGGCGTGACGCCCGAGAGCTACTACTTCGTCGTTGCCGTTCCAAAGGAGAGGATAAGCGAGGGCTTTTTGAGCCTGTTCCTTGAACTCTTCCCGAGGAGCTTCATCTACGGGAGCGAGAACTTCCTGAGCGACGTCTACAACTGGAGGCGCGACGGAAGGGTCTCGCCAAGGGATGTCCTTGAGAGGATTGAGGGGAGTGATGAGAAGGTCTTCCAGTTCGAGGCGAACTTCGGGAGCGTTGAGGCGCTCAAAAAAGGCCTTGAGAGGCTGATTGACGTTGGAAGGGAGTGGGAAATCTTCGACCTTTGAGGCATTTCCGGCGGAGCTTCAAGAGTACTACCGTAAGCTCTTCGGTAGAGAGGCAGAGGAGATAATGGCATCGCTCAGAACGCCGGTCGAGAAGTACTACATCCGCGTGAACACCCTAAAAACGAGCAGGGACAAGCTCATGAGAATCCTCAGGCGGGAGGGACTGAAGCCGAAAAGAAGCCCCTACCTCAGGGAGGGCATCTACTTCGAGAGGGAAGGCCCCAACTTTCCGGACGACTACGAGCCCGGGCTGAAGGTCGTCAGGGCCAACAAGTTCGCGAGCGAGAGCGTCTACCAGGGGGCAAACCTCTACGCTCCCGGCGTTCTTCAGGCGGACAAGAGCATAAAGCCCGGCGACGAGGTCGAGATTAGGGACCCTAAGGGACTTCTCGTCGGGATTGGAATTGCCAAAATGAGCGCCAAGGAGATGATAGTTTCGACGAGGGGTTTGGCCGTTGAGGTTACGACTCCAAAGTTCAAACTTCCCAGTTTGAGCGAGCTGGAGAGCTTTAAGGAGGGCCTCTTCTACGCCCAGAGCTTGCCGTCCATGGTGGTCGCCCACGTCCTCGAGCCGAGCGAGGAAGAATTAATAATCGACATGGCGGCCGCTCCCGGCGGAAAGACGAGCCATATAGCCCAGCTCCTCCAGAACAGGGGCGAAATCATCGCGATTGACAAATCCAGAAACAGACTTAGGAAAATGGAGGAGGAACTCCAAAGGCTCGGCGTCAAGAACGTCAAGCTCATCAGAATGGACGCGAGGAAACTGCCGGAGCTCGGGCTTCAGGCCGATAAGATACTTTTGGATGCCCCGTGCACGGCTTTGGGAATAAGGCCGAAGCTCTGGGAGAGCAGAACGCCGAAGGACATAATCGCGACGGCTCGATACCAGCGGGCCTTCATCTGGGCCGCGATAAAGTCCCTCCGCCCGGGTGGAGTTCTGGTTTACTCGACCTGCACGCTGAGCTACGAGGAGAACGAGGCAAACGTCAAGTTCATGCTGGAGAAGGGCTTAAAGCTGGAGGAGCAGGCCGTCTTCATAGGCTCCGAAGGAATCGGACTTGATAGAGTTCAGCGCTTCTATCCAAACAGGCACTTAACCCAGGGCTTCTTCATAGCAAAGCTCAGGAAGGTGTGAGCATGAAGAAGTACTCCCTCCTGGCCGTGGGAATAGCGATAATTGCGCTCCTCCTCTGGTGGGCCGGGATAAGGGACGTAGTGGAAATTCTAAGGGGGGCAAGGCTTGACTACTTCCTGCTCGCGGTTCTCATGTACGTCCTCGGGCTCCTGTCGTGGGGTCTGCGCTGGCGCGTTCTCCTCAACGCCCTTGGAGTGCGGGCGAGCTTCACGAAGATACTCCTGGCTTTGCTCGCGGGGATATTCGTCAACAACGTCACCCCTGGAGCGAGGGGCGGTGGGGAACCTGTCAGGATGTACTTCCTGGCGAAGGAAACGGAGAAGCCCTACGGCCAAGTGTTCGCGACGGTTATGATGGACAGAATCCTCGACCTGATTCCGGTCGTGGTTATGCTGGCCTTTTCCACCGCCTACGTTTACAGGCTCGGTTCGCTTTCGCTCACGGCAGTCCTTGTACTGCTCGACTTGGTCTTCGCGGGACTCATCCTGTTCACCCTTGGAATCCTGCTGAGCGAGAGGAAAACAAAGGGGGCCCTCTACTGGTTTTTCAGGCTCTTCGAAAGGCTCGCGCCTGGAAAGGCCGAGAAGTACCGCGACAGGTTTGAAAAGGCGGTTGAAGTTGACGTTCCAAGGTTCCAGAGCGACTTCAGGTTTCTGATTAGACACAAGGGAGTTTTCCTGCTCGCGCTGGTTTACTCGACAGCCTCGTGGCTCTTCACGGTTTTACGGACTTACTACGCTTTCAGGGCCATCAACTACCCGGTTTCCCTCGTGGACGTTATGGTCGTTCAGATGGTCGGAATAGTGGTTGGAATGCTGAGCGTCATCCCCGGTGGGGCGGGCATAATCGAGACCGTGAACTCTGGAATCTACGTCCTCCTGGGTATAAACAAGGAGATAGCCGTCACCGCGACGCTCCTCGACAGGCTCATCTCATACTGGATTCCAACGGCCCTGGGAGCCCTCGTGACGACACACTTCGGGGCAAAGCTGAGGAGAAAAGGTTTAATTGGTAGGGGCCGTAGGTAAGGGGGATTACCATGAGGTTCGGCGTCGTGGCTCGAAGGGACCGGCCAGAGGCCCTGAAGCTGGCCTACCGCGTCTACGATTTTCTCAAGGTCAGCGGTTACGATGTTGTGGTTGACGAGGACACATACAGGCACCTGAAGGAGTTTGAGGAGGCGGACGTTCTCCCGCTTGAAGATTTTGACGTGGACTTCATAATCGTCATAGGCGGTGACGGAACAATTCTCAGGGTCGAGCACAAGACGAAGAGGGACATACCAATCCTTGGCGTCAACATGGGCACCCTCGGCTTCCTCACGGAGGTCGAGCCCCACGAGACGTTCTTCGCGATAAGCAAGCTGATTGAGGGCGAGTACTACATAGACGAGCGCATAAAGCTGAGAACTTACCTTGACGGCAAGGCCAGCGTCCCCGATGCCCTCAACGAGGTGGCAATACTCACGGGAATCCCGGGCAAGATAATCCACCTCCGCTACTATATCGACGGTGGACTCGCCGACGAGATTCGGGCAGATGGCCTCATAATCTCGACGCCCACGGGCTCAACCGGCTACGCGATGAGCGCTGGAGGGCCCTTTGTAGACCCGAGGCTCAGCGTTACGGTTATAGCCCCCCTCGCGCCGATAGCACTGAGCTCGAGGCCAATGGTAGTGCCGGCTGAGAGCAGGATAGACGTTCGCAACATGGCCCTGAAGAGGGAGATAGTGCTCGCCGTAGACGGCCAGTTCTACACCTACCTGCCCCCCGAAACCGAAATAACCATAAAGCTCTCGCCGAGGAAGGCAAAGTTCGTGCGCTTTACGAAGGAAATCTACCCGAAGTACACGCTGAGGCTGAAGAAGAGGTTTTAAAGGGGCTCGAACTCCTTCAGGAGGAGGGCTTTCTCCTGCTCGCTCAGAACGGAGTCGTCAACGAAGATTACGAGACCCGAGCCGTGCTGGAGAACGACGTGGTCCTTGAGGTTCGTGAGGAACTTGAAAACCGTTCTGAAGTCATTGTAGAGGAGCAGGTACTCCACGCAGTCTATTAGAACCGCCGAACCGGGATTTTCCTGAACGAAGCGCAGGATGACGTCGTGAAGGACGTGGAGGGCCGTTGGGTTCACGCCACCGGAAACCTGCGTCACCCAGACGGTTGAGACGTTGTCGAAGCCCTCGTACATCCCAGGGGACCTGGTGACGGCCAGAACCGGGAAGTCCGCGTTCTTCAGGAGTTCAATAACATCCAGAAGACGGTTCTTAGAGAAGACAATATGCGCCCCGAGGGAGGACTTCCTGTCGGCCTTCGGGGGCGTTGGGATGTAACGGTTTTCAACAAGCTTGATGTAGTAAACAACCGTGTAAATGACTCCAAGTATTGAGATGAGGTAAGCAACTATCTCAAAATAGCGGGCAGAAGGCCGACAGCAAAAGTCATCGATTATGTCCACGATTCTACCGATTTCAGCAATCCCAAGGAAAATAACGGAGTATTTCACCATCGCGTTAAGCTCGGGGTCGTAGCGGTT
The Thermococcus sp. 21S9 DNA segment above includes these coding regions:
- a CDS encoding DUF835 domain-containing protein, giving the protein MGLIVPVYILVIDILLAVAIGYAFLFMLRRLNRYDPELNAMVKYSVIFLGIAEIGRIVDIIDDFCCRPSARYFEIVAYLISILGVIYTVVYYIKLVENRYIPTPPKADRKSSLGAHIVFSKNRLLDVIELLKNADFPVLAVTRSPGMYEGFDNVSTVWVTQVSGGVNPTALHVLHDVILRFVQENPGSAVLIDCVEYLLLYNDFRTVFKFLTNLKDHVVLQHGSGLVIFVDDSVLSEQEKALLLKEFEPL
- a CDS encoding RsmB/NOP family class I SAM-dependent RNA methyltransferase — protein: MEGSGKSSTFEAFPAELQEYYRKLFGREAEEIMASLRTPVEKYYIRVNTLKTSRDKLMRILRREGLKPKRSPYLREGIYFEREGPNFPDDYEPGLKVVRANKFASESVYQGANLYAPGVLQADKSIKPGDEVEIRDPKGLLVGIGIAKMSAKEMIVSTRGLAVEVTTPKFKLPSLSELESFKEGLFYAQSLPSMVVAHVLEPSEEELIIDMAAAPGGKTSHIAQLLQNRGEIIAIDKSRNRLRKMEEELQRLGVKNVKLIRMDARKLPELGLQADKILLDAPCTALGIRPKLWESRTPKDIIATARYQRAFIWAAIKSLRPGGVLVYSTCTLSYEENEANVKFMLEKGLKLEEQAVFIGSEGIGLDRVQRFYPNRHLTQGFFIAKLRKV
- a CDS encoding flippase-like domain-containing protein, translated to MKKYSLLAVGIAIIALLLWWAGIRDVVEILRGARLDYFLLAVLMYVLGLLSWGLRWRVLLNALGVRASFTKILLALLAGIFVNNVTPGARGGGEPVRMYFLAKETEKPYGQVFATVMMDRILDLIPVVVMLAFSTAYVYRLGSLSLTAVLVLLDLVFAGLILFTLGILLSERKTKGALYWFFRLFERLAPGKAEKYRDRFEKAVEVDVPRFQSDFRFLIRHKGVFLLALVYSTASWLFTVLRTYYAFRAINYPVSLVDVMVVQMVGIVVGMLSVIPGGAGIIETVNSGIYVLLGINKEIAVTATLLDRLISYWIPTALGALVTTHFGAKLRRKGLIGRGRR
- a CDS encoding DUF3201 domain-containing protein — translated: MNVKEIHEFLNRLWDDIFTLNEELKAELPEKGFKVEDVEEVFGAYIFLDGEWVRMDYPHPAFEIKPQIEVGVTPESYYFVVAVPKERISEGFLSLFLELFPRSFIYGSENFLSDVYNWRRDGRVSPRDVLERIEGSDEKVFQFEANFGSVEALKKGLERLIDVGREWEIFDL
- a CDS encoding LEA type 2 family protein produces the protein MIKKLVAIVLLALLLWGAYIAYALLSSPPKFTARWGNVTEATTEVIIQGEWSKPIILPVSMNNVTMNFMGLTVAWTDRVKLSEKNALIVLGIDNRNLVRALFDYLNNGQNGTAKISFNGRLLKVIPLKFSVKRNVHMDLLGKLNFTAESKPILGGLAYTPALLSTKVRWGGEKGNRGILIADMEFYNPNSFPIPVANLTFDLYANGIKIGTGYLPKSTVIPAKGYATVTAVIELDENVLPKVWALHVKNGEESTVEVQITLSTTILGNTVQIPLKTEKKVVRTNIMEGINEALSQLTRG
- a CDS encoding NAD(+) kinase; translated protein: MRFGVVARRDRPEALKLAYRVYDFLKVSGYDVVVDEDTYRHLKEFEEADVLPLEDFDVDFIIVIGGDGTILRVEHKTKRDIPILGVNMGTLGFLTEVEPHETFFAISKLIEGEYYIDERIKLRTYLDGKASVPDALNEVAILTGIPGKIIHLRYYIDGGLADEIRADGLIISTPTGSTGYAMSAGGPFVDPRLSVTVIAPLAPIALSSRPMVVPAESRIDVRNMALKREIVLAVDGQFYTYLPPETEITIKLSPRKAKFVRFTKEIYPKYTLRLKKRF
- a CDS encoding CDP-2,3-bis-(O-geranylgeranyl)-sn-glycerol synthase, which produces MGLESIFWAFWYILPAYVANASPVLVGGGRPIDGGRKWRDGKRLLGDGKTWRGFIGGVAIGTLVGVIQYFLTPDFYGSLGTAVKLAFLLSFGALVGDLVGSFFKRRANLPRGAPAIGLDQLGFLISALAFAYPVKTLSSGQIIFLLVVSPFIHWGANYFAYKMGWKSVPW